From the genome of Arthrobacter alpinus, one region includes:
- the lepA gene encoding translation elongation factor 4, whose amino-acid sequence MSPMARTAPVPAATDPAIIRNFCIIAHIDHGKSTLADRMLQLTGVVKQRDMKAQYLDRMDIERERGITIKSQAVRIPWEVDGTSYCLNMIDTPGHVDFTYEVSRSLAACEGAILLVDAAQGIEAQTLANLYLAMENNLTIIPVLNKIDLPAAQPEKYALELANLIGGKPEDVLRVSGKTGMGVEELLDLIVRELPAPVGDPNAPARAMIFDSVYDTYRGVVTYVRVIDGSLSPREKIQMMSTRATHELLEIGVSSPEPTPSKGLGVGEVGYLITGVKDVRLSKVGDTVTTFHKPATESLAGYQDAKPMVFSGLYPMDGTDYPVLRDALEKLMLNDAALVYEPETSAALGFGFRVGFLGLLHLEITRERLEREHNLDLISTAPNVEYEVTLEDKRVIHVTNPSEYPSGKIAEVREPMVAATILAPTEFVGAIMELCQTRRGILGGMDYLSEDRVEIRYRLPLAEIVFDFFDILKSKTRGYGSLDWKADGDQVADLVKVDILLQGEQVDAFSAITHREKAYAYGVMMTGKLRELIPRQQFEVPIQAAIGARIIARESIRAIRKDVLAKCYGGDISRKRKLLEKQKEGKKRMKMVGRVEVPQEAFIAALTTAEAPKDKSKK is encoded by the coding sequence GTGTCACCCATGGCCCGCACTGCACCGGTGCCCGCCGCCACCGATCCGGCGATCATCAGGAACTTCTGCATCATCGCTCATATTGACCATGGGAAATCAACCCTGGCGGACCGGATGCTCCAGCTCACTGGAGTTGTCAAGCAGCGTGACATGAAAGCCCAGTACCTGGACCGGATGGATATTGAGCGTGAACGCGGTATCACCATCAAGTCCCAGGCTGTACGCATCCCGTGGGAAGTCGACGGCACCTCCTACTGCCTGAATATGATCGACACTCCCGGCCACGTTGACTTCACCTACGAGGTCTCCCGGTCGTTGGCTGCCTGTGAAGGGGCCATTTTGCTCGTTGACGCCGCCCAGGGCATTGAAGCCCAGACGCTGGCCAACCTCTACCTGGCCATGGAGAACAACCTCACCATCATCCCGGTGTTGAACAAGATCGACCTGCCGGCCGCGCAGCCTGAGAAGTACGCGCTTGAGCTGGCCAACCTGATTGGTGGCAAGCCCGAGGACGTCCTGCGCGTCTCCGGCAAGACCGGCATGGGAGTGGAGGAGCTGCTGGATTTGATCGTCCGCGAGCTGCCGGCCCCCGTGGGCGATCCCAACGCCCCTGCCCGGGCCATGATTTTTGACTCGGTTTATGACACCTACCGCGGCGTTGTCACATACGTCCGTGTCATTGACGGCAGCCTGAGCCCGCGCGAAAAAATCCAGATGATGTCAACCAGGGCCACCCATGAACTGTTGGAAATTGGCGTCAGCTCTCCCGAGCCGACCCCTTCCAAGGGACTCGGTGTGGGCGAGGTTGGTTACTTGATCACCGGTGTGAAGGATGTACGCCTGTCCAAGGTCGGAGACACGGTTACCACCTTCCACAAACCGGCCACCGAGTCGCTGGCCGGATATCAGGACGCCAAGCCTATGGTGTTCTCCGGCCTGTACCCGATGGACGGCACAGACTACCCCGTGCTCCGTGACGCGCTGGAAAAGCTCATGCTCAACGACGCCGCGCTCGTTTACGAACCGGAGACTTCCGCAGCCCTGGGCTTCGGCTTCCGGGTTGGCTTCCTGGGCCTGCTGCACCTGGAGATCACCCGTGAGCGGTTGGAGCGCGAGCACAACCTGGATTTGATCTCCACAGCCCCCAACGTGGAGTATGAGGTGACCCTTGAGGACAAGCGGGTCATCCATGTCACCAACCCCAGCGAATACCCCTCCGGGAAAATTGCCGAGGTGCGCGAACCAATGGTCGCTGCCACGATCTTGGCGCCGACCGAATTTGTTGGGGCCATCATGGAGCTGTGCCAGACCCGACGAGGCATCCTCGGTGGCATGGATTACCTCTCCGAGGACCGGGTGGAAATCCGCTACCGCCTGCCCCTGGCCGAGATCGTCTTTGACTTCTTTGACATTCTCAAGTCCAAGACCCGTGGTTACGGCTCACTGGACTGGAAGGCCGACGGCGACCAAGTCGCCGACCTGGTCAAGGTCGACATCTTGCTGCAGGGCGAACAAGTTGACGCGTTCAGTGCCATCACCCACCGGGAGAAGGCCTACGCCTACGGGGTCATGATGACCGGTAAGCTGCGCGAGCTCATCCCGCGTCAGCAGTTCGAGGTGCCCATCCAGGCAGCCATCGGCGCCCGGATCATCGCCCGTGAGAGTATCCGGGCCATCCGCAAGGACGTTCTGGCTAAGTGCTACGGTGGCGACATCTCCCGCAAGCGCAAGCTGCTGGAAAAGCAGAAGGAAGGCAAGAAGCGCATGAAGATGGTGGGCCGCGTCGAGGTTCCCCAGGAAGCATTCATCGCCGCACTGACCACCGCCGAAGCCCCCAAGGACAAGTCGAAAAAGTGA
- a CDS encoding DUF4870 domain-containing protein — protein sequence MSIPGIPNTNPAKPPLTPAEDKQWAFLAHCGGILGCVPSAVIYKVFKDRGPFTAQESREALNFTLPPTIVAVVLNIVGIILSAIRPGAGTPFSLLALLVWVFLTVWSVVAALRVNKNQPYRYAWNLRPIK from the coding sequence GTGAGCATTCCCGGGATTCCAAACACCAATCCGGCAAAGCCCCCGCTTACCCCTGCGGAAGACAAGCAATGGGCATTTCTAGCCCACTGCGGCGGCATTCTTGGCTGCGTCCCGTCAGCTGTGATCTACAAAGTCTTCAAAGACCGCGGCCCCTTCACCGCCCAGGAATCCCGTGAGGCGCTCAACTTCACCTTGCCGCCCACCATCGTGGCGGTAGTGCTGAACATCGTGGGCATCATCCTCTCCGCCATCCGCCCAGGAGCGGGCACACCGTTCTCGCTCCTGGCACTGCTGGTCTGGGTATTCCTGACCGTCTGGTCAGTCGTTGCGGCCTTGCGCGTGAACAAAAACCAGCCGTACCGTTACGCCTGGAACCTGCGCCCGATCAAATAG
- a CDS encoding DUF3097 family protein: MQLNNWGPQDLTAPKERLLPQVPATRGLVVEDVQSGWVGAVVRLEKSGGMHIMELADRREKIRAFPLGFGFLIDGEPVEMVAPATAAAAPAMTRTASGSLKVHGLKAQVAKASRIWVEGKHDAELVEKVWGDDLRVEGIVVEPLRGIDDLTAAVKDFAPGPNRRLGVLVDHLVPNSKESRIVADLMKSPAARNNVLVVGHPYVDVWQAIKPTTLGIPAWPVIPRNIDWKLGILAAFGWPHQGAEDVGIGWQRLLSRVNSYADLEPSLLGRVEEVIDFLTAPVSL; this comes from the coding sequence GTGCAGTTAAACAATTGGGGTCCACAAGACCTAACCGCACCCAAAGAACGCCTCCTGCCCCAGGTCCCTGCGACCCGCGGACTGGTGGTGGAGGATGTCCAGTCAGGCTGGGTCGGCGCCGTGGTCAGGCTTGAAAAATCCGGTGGCATGCATATTATGGAGCTCGCCGACCGTCGAGAAAAGATCCGCGCCTTTCCCCTCGGATTTGGTTTCCTAATTGACGGAGAACCCGTGGAAATGGTGGCCCCCGCCACGGCCGCTGCTGCACCGGCAATGACCCGTACCGCGTCGGGATCACTGAAGGTTCATGGCCTCAAAGCCCAGGTGGCCAAGGCCAGCCGCATCTGGGTGGAAGGGAAGCACGACGCTGAACTTGTGGAGAAGGTTTGGGGAGATGACCTGAGGGTGGAGGGCATCGTCGTCGAACCCTTGCGGGGCATTGACGACCTCACGGCGGCCGTGAAAGATTTTGCGCCGGGCCCCAACCGCCGTCTGGGCGTCTTGGTTGACCACTTGGTGCCAAACTCCAAGGAGTCCAGAATTGTGGCGGATCTCATGAAATCCCCGGCGGCCAGAAACAACGTCCTGGTGGTGGGCCACCCCTATGTGGATGTGTGGCAGGCGATCAAGCCAACAACGCTGGGCATACCCGCTTGGCCTGTCATCCCACGCAACATTGATTGGAAACTGGGCATCTTGGCGGCTTTTGGCTGGCCACACCAAGGCGCCGAGGACGTTGGAATCGGCTGGCAACGCCTGCTGTCCCGGGTGAATTCCTACGCCGACCTGGAACCGTCCTTGCTGGGGCGGGTGGAGGAAGTCATCGACTTCCTCACGGCGCCAGTATCCTTGTAA
- the holA gene encoding DNA polymerase III subunit delta, translating to MSPAARAAPRAGGTADWRDVPIAPVVLLFGPEEYIASRALDGLRKKLRAHNPELELTTLDAGQYTSGKLGMIASPSLFSEPKLIEVAGLSAMSDDFLVDALAYLKDPAPDVTLVLIHSGGARGKKLVDALKAAGTPRVDCLALKKDQDKAAFVSSEFQLVRRRIDAPAVRALVAALGASLAELAAACQQLIADTTGTVDTAAVDKYYGGRVEATAFRVADAALAGNGPVALSTLRHALATGVDPVPLVAALAMKIRQVAKVHSARGSSAQLAGELGMAPWQVDAARRDAGHWSGDGLIAAIKVLAEADAQVKGAAKDPVYAVERAVITIATSARR from the coding sequence GTGAGCCCTGCAGCGAGGGCTGCGCCCCGTGCCGGCGGAACAGCCGATTGGCGGGATGTCCCGATTGCCCCGGTGGTGTTGCTCTTTGGCCCCGAGGAGTACATTGCCAGCCGTGCCTTGGACGGGCTGCGCAAGAAGCTGCGGGCCCACAACCCCGAGCTTGAACTGACCACCCTCGACGCCGGGCAATACACCTCGGGGAAGCTGGGCATGATTGCCAGCCCGTCCCTTTTTAGCGAGCCCAAACTCATCGAAGTCGCAGGGCTGTCCGCCATGAGTGATGACTTCCTCGTGGACGCGCTGGCCTACCTCAAAGATCCGGCACCGGATGTCACGCTCGTGTTGATCCACAGCGGGGGCGCCCGTGGAAAGAAGCTCGTGGACGCGCTCAAAGCAGCCGGCACCCCGCGCGTCGACTGTCTTGCACTGAAGAAGGACCAAGACAAGGCCGCGTTTGTCAGCTCGGAATTCCAATTGGTTAGACGGCGGATTGACGCCCCGGCGGTGCGTGCCCTGGTGGCGGCGCTCGGGGCAAGTCTTGCCGAACTGGCGGCCGCTTGTCAGCAGTTGATTGCAGACACCACCGGCACGGTGGACACCGCCGCCGTCGATAAGTACTACGGGGGCAGGGTGGAGGCAACGGCGTTTCGGGTTGCCGATGCGGCCCTGGCTGGCAATGGGCCGGTAGCGCTATCTACCTTGCGCCACGCCCTGGCAACCGGGGTGGACCCGGTGCCGCTTGTGGCAGCCTTGGCCATGAAGATCCGCCAAGTGGCGAAGGTGCATTCGGCGCGGGGGAGCTCGGCGCAGCTGGCAGGCGAACTGGGCATGGCCCCGTGGCAGGTTGATGCTGCCCGCCGCGACGCCGGACATTGGAGCGGCGACGGTTTGATCGCTGCCATCAAGGTCCTTGCCGAGGCCGACGCCCAGGTCAAGGGGGCCGCGAAGGACCCTGTGTACGCCGTCGAACGTGCAGTCATCACCATCGCCACCTCGGCCAGGCGTTAA
- the hemW gene encoding radical SAM family heme chaperone HemW — protein MTPSALPLGDPAPADGILPAQAAAGAQERKFSLYTHIPFCAVRCGYCDFNTYTATELGGGASQDAYAATAVREVEFAARAMAASGLPERKLSTVFFGGGTPTLLPAGDLSRILGAAVERWGLEDGAEVTTEANPDSVTLESLQELFDGGFTRVSFGMQSAVPHVLKVLDRTHNPERVPQAVAWAREAGLKVSVDLIYGTPGESLADWETSVRTALSYEPDHISAYSLIVEEGTKLAAQIRRGQVPNIDDDDHAVKYELADALLCAGGLRWYEVSNWSRTPADACQHNLAYWRGDDWWGIGPGAHSHVGGVRWWNVKHPTAYANRLDKGESPAAGRETLDADTREMERIMLTSRLSEGLATDTLSPTARKAVAGLIAQELVDPRKAFAGTLVLTLKGRLLGDAVTRALLD, from the coding sequence GTGACACCCAGCGCCCTCCCCCTCGGCGATCCGGCCCCGGCCGACGGCATCTTGCCCGCGCAGGCTGCCGCCGGTGCACAGGAGCGAAAGTTCAGCCTGTACACGCACATCCCGTTCTGTGCCGTGCGCTGCGGCTACTGCGACTTCAACACCTACACGGCCACGGAGCTCGGCGGCGGGGCGTCGCAGGACGCCTACGCGGCCACAGCCGTGCGAGAGGTGGAGTTCGCCGCCCGCGCCATGGCGGCGTCGGGCTTGCCGGAGCGCAAGCTCAGCACCGTCTTCTTCGGCGGCGGTACTCCCACCCTCCTGCCCGCTGGCGACCTCTCCCGGATTCTGGGTGCCGCCGTCGAACGGTGGGGTTTGGAAGATGGCGCCGAGGTCACCACCGAGGCGAACCCGGACTCCGTCACCCTTGAGTCCCTGCAGGAACTGTTTGACGGCGGCTTCACCCGTGTGTCTTTCGGCATGCAGTCTGCTGTGCCGCACGTTTTGAAGGTCCTTGACCGGACCCACAACCCCGAGCGTGTGCCACAGGCAGTTGCTTGGGCGCGTGAGGCTGGCCTGAAGGTGAGCGTCGACTTGATCTACGGCACGCCGGGGGAGTCGCTGGCTGACTGGGAAACGTCCGTGCGGACCGCGCTGAGCTATGAACCCGACCATATCTCGGCGTATTCACTGATCGTGGAGGAGGGCACCAAGCTGGCCGCCCAGATCCGCCGCGGGCAGGTGCCGAACATTGACGACGACGACCACGCCGTGAAGTACGAACTCGCCGACGCACTCTTGTGCGCCGGCGGCTTGCGGTGGTATGAGGTGAGCAACTGGTCCCGCACACCGGCCGACGCCTGCCAGCACAACTTGGCTTACTGGCGTGGGGACGACTGGTGGGGGATCGGGCCCGGCGCCCACTCCCACGTGGGTGGTGTGCGCTGGTGGAACGTCAAACACCCCACCGCCTACGCCAACCGGTTGGACAAGGGCGAGTCACCTGCCGCCGGCCGGGAAACCCTCGACGCAGACACCCGCGAAATGGAACGGATCATGCTCACGTCCCGGCTATCTGAGGGCCTTGCGACCGATACGCTCAGCCCCACCGCCCGCAAGGCCGTGGCCGGCCTGATCGCCCAGGAACTCGTGGACCCGCGCAAGGCCTTCGCCGGCACCCTGGTGCTGACGCTGAAGGGCCGCCTTCTCGGCGACGCCGTGACAAGGGCACTGCTGGACTGA
- the rpsT gene encoding 30S ribosomal protein S20, producing MANIKSQKKRILTNEKARQRNLSVRSGVKTAIRAVNTAVEKADKDAAVVALVNATRKLDKAVSKGVIHANNAANRKSAISKKVNAL from the coding sequence GTGGCAAATATCAAGTCTCAGAAGAAGCGCATCCTCACCAACGAGAAGGCGCGTCAGCGCAACCTCTCGGTGCGCTCTGGCGTCAAGACGGCGATCCGTGCAGTAAACACGGCCGTTGAGAAGGCAGACAAGGATGCAGCTGTGGTTGCCCTGGTGAATGCAACTCGCAAGCTGGATAAGGCTGTCAGCAAGGGCGTTATCCACGCCAACAATGCTGCCAACCGCAAGTCGGCCATCTCCAAGAAGGTTAACGCCCTCTAG
- the hrcA gene encoding heat-inducible transcriptional repressor HrcA produces MSEPRKLEVLRAIVEDYVHSREPVGSKALVERHHLGVSSATIRNDMAALEEEGLITAPHTSSGRIPTDKGYRLFVDQISSVKPLSAAERRAIAVLLDGSTDLDDVLERTVRTLAQLTNQVALVQYPRSAKTTVRHLEFVSLGPRQVLLVLILASGKVEQCVIDVGTASDDVTLSRLRQVFLTAVAGIPVGNLPAALAQIPGTFPVKDQDIARKLAHGLGQLALAAREDRIVLAGTANLARSNVDFPLSIGPVLDALEEQVVLLRLLEQMAQDSMGMAVSIGRENPHDSLAEASVVATNYGVGESGKLGVVGPTRMDYPNTMSSVRAVARYLSRILAG; encoded by the coding sequence ATGAGCGAACCACGGAAACTTGAAGTTCTGCGCGCCATTGTTGAGGACTACGTCCATTCGCGTGAACCAGTCGGCTCCAAGGCCCTCGTTGAACGTCACCACCTCGGTGTCTCTAGTGCCACCATCCGCAACGACATGGCCGCCTTGGAAGAAGAAGGGCTGATCACGGCCCCGCACACTAGTTCCGGACGGATTCCCACGGACAAGGGCTACCGGCTCTTCGTGGACCAAATTTCCTCCGTCAAGCCACTCTCGGCTGCTGAGCGGCGTGCCATTGCAGTCCTGCTTGACGGTTCCACTGATCTTGATGACGTGCTTGAGCGCACTGTGCGTACTTTGGCCCAGCTGACCAACCAGGTCGCTTTGGTGCAGTACCCCAGGTCGGCGAAAACAACTGTCCGGCACCTGGAATTTGTCTCTCTCGGGCCACGCCAGGTGTTGCTAGTATTGATTCTGGCCTCGGGCAAGGTTGAGCAGTGTGTCATTGACGTTGGCACCGCCAGCGACGACGTAACTTTGAGCCGATTGCGCCAGGTCTTCCTCACTGCGGTGGCAGGCATTCCGGTGGGCAATTTACCAGCGGCCCTGGCACAGATTCCGGGCACGTTTCCGGTCAAAGACCAAGACATCGCCCGCAAGTTGGCCCACGGCCTGGGCCAGCTTGCCCTGGCGGCGCGTGAAGATAGAATTGTGCTCGCTGGCACGGCGAACTTGGCTCGCTCCAACGTTGATTTTCCCTTGAGCATAGGCCCGGTGCTGGATGCCTTGGAGGAACAAGTGGTGCTCCTGCGCCTGTTGGAGCAGATGGCGCAGGATTCGATGGGTATGGCCGTAAGCATCGGTCGTGAGAACCCGCACGACTCCCTGGCCGAGGCGTCAGTGGTGGCCACCAATTATGGTGTCGGTGAAAGCGGCAAACTTGGAGTGGTGGGCCCCACCCGCATGGACTATCCGAACACGATGTCAAGTGTCAGGGCAGTTGCCCGATACCTGTCGAGAATTTTGGCCGGTTAA
- a CDS encoding type II toxin-antitoxin system PemK/MazF family toxin — protein MASTTDRILGLLRGLADSFFSASKSPPRQQPGARQAARAAGRPASSGAGTALRAKYPGDFHGTSKVVYGPKPDGAPDPGEIVWTWVPYEEDYSQGKDRPVLLVGREGKWLLALMLTSKDHSSDRRSDFDYIDIGPGAWDRQGRPSEVKLDRILQVAPADLRREGAVLDARRFGAVANVLRQRHGWK, from the coding sequence ATGGCATCCACCACTGATCGAATTCTTGGCCTCCTGCGAGGCCTTGCCGACTCGTTCTTCTCCGCCAGCAAGTCGCCCCCACGCCAGCAGCCCGGCGCACGGCAGGCGGCACGCGCGGCCGGACGACCGGCGTCGTCCGGGGCAGGCACGGCCCTGCGGGCAAAGTATCCCGGCGACTTCCACGGCACCTCCAAGGTGGTGTATGGCCCCAAGCCCGACGGCGCTCCGGACCCTGGGGAAATCGTGTGGACCTGGGTGCCGTATGAGGAAGATTACAGCCAGGGCAAGGACAGGCCCGTCCTACTGGTGGGCCGTGAGGGGAAGTGGCTGCTGGCCCTCATGCTCACCAGCAAGGACCACAGCAGCGACCGGCGCTCCGACTTCGACTACATCGACATTGGGCCGGGCGCTTGGGACCGCCAGGGCCGTCCCAGTGAGGTGAAGCTGGATCGGATCCTGCAGGTGGCGCCAGCCGATCTGCGCCGCGAGGGTGCTGTCCTTGATGCCCGGCGCTTCGGCGCCGTGGCCAACGTCCTGCGCCAGCGACACGGCTGGAAGTAA